The genomic window GCACCAGCGTCAGATGCCCGGCCGCGAGCGATGATGCGCCGACCGCGTGAACGCCCTTCTCGACCGCTTCCTGGGCCGCCTCGGACGGGGTCTGGAACAGGCTGCCGGCCGTGACGTCGAAGCCCAGATCGCCGTATCCGGTCGCGACGACCTTTTGGCCCCGGTCGTGTCCGTCCTGTCCCAGTTTGGCGATCAGGATGCGCGGCGGTCCGCCGTCGTTCTCGACGAAGGTCGCCACCATCTCGCGGGCGCGAGCAAAGCGGGCGTCGGTCCCCGCCTCCTTGGCGTATACGCCCGAAACGGTCTGGACCGTGGCCACGTGGCGGCCGAAGGCGGCCTCCAGCGCGTCGGAGATTTCACCCACCGTCGCCTTGGCGCGGGCGGCCTGAACCGCCAGTTCCAGCAGGTTGGCATTCCCGCGCGCGCCCTCGGTCAGGGCGTTCAGCGCCGCATCGGTCGCCGCCTGGTCCCGCTCGGCGCGCAGGCGCTTCAGCTTATCGATCTGGGCGGCCAGCACCGCCGCATTGTCGACCTTCAGCATCGGAATGTCGTCGATGACGGGGTTCAGATATTTGTTCACCCCCACCACCGTCTGCTGGCCGGTGTCGATCCGGGCCTGTGTCTTGGCGGCGGATTCCTCGATCCGCAGCTTGGGAATGCCCGCCTCGATGGCCTTGGCCATGCCGCCCAGGGCCTCGACCTCGGTCATGTGGGCGCGGGCGCGTTCGGCCAGTTCGTGCGTCAGCCGCTCGACATAGAAACTGCCGCCCCAGGGGTCGATGACCCGCGTCAGCCCCGTCTCCTGCTGCAGCAGGATCTGGGTGTTGCGCGCGATCCGGGCCGAAAAATCGGTTGGAAGCGCAAGGGCCTCGTCCAAAGCGTTGGTGTGCAGGCTCTGCGTCTGGCCGCCCGCCGCCGCCATGGCCTCGACCATGGTGCGCGGCACATTGTTGAACACGTCCTGCGCCGCCAGCGACCAGCCCGATGTCTGGCAGTGAGCGCGTAGGCTCAGCGACTTGGGATCGACCCCGCCTTCCTTGCGCACCGCCTCGGCCCACAGCAGGCGGCCCGCCCGCATCTTGGCCACCTCCATGAAATAGTTCATGCCGATGGCCCAGAAGAAGCTCAGGCGCGGCGCGAACCGGTCGATCGGCATCCCCGCCGCGACGCCCGCGCGCAGATACTCGATCCCGTCCGCCAGCGTATAGGCCAGCTCGATATCCGCCGAGGCCCCCGCCTCCTGCATGTGATAGCCGCTGATCGAGATCGAGTTGAACTTCGGCGTCTCCTGCGCCGTCCAGGCGAAGATGTCGGCGATGA from Brevundimonas fontaquae includes these protein-coding regions:
- the scpA gene encoding methylmalonyl-CoA mutase codes for the protein MSFPDFSKIALNLDATGRGPTRDPWLTPEGLTVETAYGPDSTDALYHPHGLPGFAPFVRGPYPTMYAGNPWTIRQYAGFSTAEESNAFYRRNLAAGQKGLSIAFDLATHRGYDSDHPRVKGDVGMAGVAIDSIYDMRTLFDGIPLDQMSVSMTMNGAVLPILALYVVAAEEQGVPHAKLTGTIQNDILKEFMVRNTYIYPPEPSMRIIADIFAWTAQETPKFNSISISGYHMQEAGASADIELAYTLADGIEYLRAGVAAGMPIDRFAPRLSFFWAIGMNYFMEVAKMRAGRLLWAEAVRKEGGVDPKSLSLRAHCQTSGWSLAAQDVFNNVPRTMVEAMAAAGGQTQSLHTNALDEALALPTDFSARIARNTQILLQQETGLTRVIDPWGGSFYVERLTHELAERARAHMTEVEALGGMAKAIEAGIPKLRIEESAAKTQARIDTGQQTVVGVNKYLNPVIDDIPMLKVDNAAVLAAQIDKLKRLRAERDQAATDAALNALTEGARGNANLLELAVQAARAKATVGEISDALEAAFGRHVATVQTVSGVYAKEAGTDARFARAREMVATFVENDGGPPRILIAKLGQDGHDRGQKVVATGYGDLGFDVTAGSLFQTPSEAAQEAVEKGVHAVGASSLAAGHLTLVPELKAELEKLGRPDIMIVVGGVIPPSDVQPLLDMGAAAVYPPGSAIADTAVDLIEKLNQRLGYAQPTPDKDKS